A single window of Marinobacter sp. SS13-12 DNA harbors:
- a CDS encoding LysE family translocator, with translation MALVAIYLVPGPDMILVLGTTVSEGPRRAIATAVGLAVARSIHVLLAAVGLAALFVSQPWTYHTVRLVGAAYLLYLGWQLLGKASVLPATNDLAAAGMAKSGYLAAFRRGLATNLLNPKSLIFCSVLLPQFIRPELSGVAGQFAVLAAILVLTGFVFDLAYALIGRGLWAITAENARYQKAQNNIFALLMMSIGLKVAFS, from the coding sequence ATGGCCCTTGTCGCAATCTACCTTGTTCCAGGGCCAGACATGATTCTGGTTCTGGGCACGACCGTCAGCGAAGGTCCAAGGCGCGCCATTGCCACTGCAGTGGGTCTTGCGGTTGCCAGATCCATCCACGTATTGCTGGCGGCCGTAGGGCTTGCCGCACTTTTTGTTTCACAACCCTGGACATACCATACGGTTCGTTTGGTCGGTGCTGCCTACTTGCTCTACCTGGGCTGGCAGCTTCTGGGAAAAGCCAGCGTTTTGCCGGCAACCAATGACCTGGCAGCGGCCGGGATGGCAAAATCCGGGTACCTCGCTGCTTTCCGCCGGGGGCTCGCAACCAACCTGCTCAATCCGAAATCACTGATTTTTTGCTCAGTACTGCTCCCCCAATTCATCCGCCCGGAGCTTTCCGGAGTGGCGGGTCAGTTTGCCGTGCTGGCGGCGATTCTTGTGCTGACCGGGTTTGTATTTGATCTTGCCTATGCACTTATAGGGCGCGGGTTGTGGGCCATTACCGCTGAGAATGCCAGGTATCAGAAAGCTCAGAACAACATCTTTGCTTTGCTGATGATGAGCATTGGCCTGAAGGTCGCTTTTTCATAG
- a CDS encoding DUF1206 domain-containing protein has protein sequence MTTSSNTPDHRDAITILARAGYGARGIVYLLVGGLAALAVVGQGGQTTGSRGALERILFAPWGDVLLGIMVAGLLGFALWRGIQAIKDTDHHGMDAKGIVVRAALLISAMTHIMLAFFAVSLIFTLDSSSGGSGSGSKDAATWLMSQSFGRWLVAAVGVALVGAGVAHVIKAVKTQFDRHFNMPTQVQYWAYPICRFGLIVRGLVFAIVGAFFIMAAYQFDPDEAGGIAEVFTMIRSQIFGQTLLVLVASGLFAFGIYSLLEAIYRRIHP, from the coding sequence ATGACGACAAGCAGTAACACACCGGATCACCGTGATGCGATCACCATCCTGGCACGGGCAGGGTATGGAGCCCGGGGTATTGTCTATCTGCTGGTAGGCGGGCTGGCTGCGTTGGCTGTCGTCGGGCAGGGCGGGCAAACGACCGGTAGCCGTGGTGCTCTTGAACGCATTTTGTTTGCTCCCTGGGGTGACGTGCTGCTCGGAATCATGGTTGCCGGCCTCCTGGGATTTGCCCTTTGGCGCGGAATCCAGGCGATCAAGGATACTGATCATCACGGCATGGATGCCAAAGGCATCGTGGTCCGTGCCGCCCTCCTGATAAGCGCCATGACGCATATCATGCTCGCATTCTTTGCAGTCAGCCTGATATTCACCCTGGACAGTTCGTCCGGCGGTTCGGGCAGCGGGTCCAAAGACGCCGCTACCTGGCTGATGAGTCAGTCCTTTGGTCGGTGGCTTGTTGCAGCGGTGGGGGTCGCACTTGTGGGAGCCGGCGTCGCCCATGTGATCAAAGCAGTGAAAACGCAGTTTGACCGCCACTTCAACATGCCGACCCAAGTCCAGTATTGGGCTTATCCCATCTGCCGGTTTGGCCTGATAGTCCGCGGACTGGTTTTCGCGATCGTTGGCGCCTTCTTTATCATGGCGGCTTACCAGTTCGATCCCGATGAGGCCGGCGGTATCGCCGAAGTCTTCACCATGATACGCAGTCAGATATTCGGTCAGACCCTGCTGGTACTGGTCGCCTCAGGTTTGTTCGCTTTCGGCATCTATAGCCTGCTGGAAGCAATATACCGTCGCATCCATCCGTAG
- a CDS encoding VTT domain-containing protein, with protein sequence MKFRSRRAQRWFDRINDSHHIMWFLGVVSFLETIIVPIPIEVVLIPLMALNRDCIWRLAAATTLGCLVAALVGYGVGMALYQSVGVWFIESMGMQSGYESFQTFFDQHGFVAILALGIVPVPFQIAMITAGAAGYPIYLFVLAALIARGIRYYGLAWLILRFGSRAEDLWRRHAVIASLAAAAVLIAISLGLQALANRII encoded by the coding sequence ATGAAATTCAGGTCCAGACGTGCACAGCGGTGGTTCGATCGCATAAACGATTCCCACCACATAATGTGGTTTCTGGGGGTGGTGTCCTTCCTGGAAACCATCATCGTTCCCATCCCCATCGAAGTGGTGCTGATCCCTTTAATGGCGCTCAACCGGGATTGCATCTGGCGGTTGGCTGCAGCTACCACCCTCGGCTGCCTGGTGGCGGCGTTGGTGGGCTATGGGGTGGGCATGGCGCTGTACCAGTCCGTGGGTGTCTGGTTTATCGAAAGTATGGGAATGCAGAGCGGCTACGAGTCCTTTCAGACATTCTTCGATCAGCACGGCTTTGTGGCCATACTTGCCCTCGGTATAGTGCCCGTTCCGTTTCAGATTGCCATGATCACTGCAGGCGCGGCCGGCTACCCGATTTACCTGTTTGTACTGGCGGCTCTGATTGCCCGCGGTATCCGCTACTATGGCTTGGCGTGGCTGATCCTGCGGTTCGGCAGCCGGGCGGAAGATCTATGGCGGCGCCATGCGGTGATCGCCAGTCTTGCCGCTGCTGCGGTCCTGATCGCCATCTCGCTGGGGTTGCAGGCCCTGGCGAACAGAATAATATAG
- a CDS encoding cation:proton antiporter: MIENFPHWLPIGASQATLNIILLGVILSASIFADALAHRTRVPRISILMLVGIAIAFVQQVWIGAQDNDVLGGLSEPMIQLALVMVAFLLGSELELRRLRNTGPLILVISLFVIIGGGLLVGAGLLMLGFPLVVAVSLAAISVATDPAAVSESVRERGSAGLVPRILLGIVAIDDAWGIVVFGLSMSVLGWVIGGDGQVALLHALWEMGGAILLGVTVGLPAAWLTGRLKSGEPTQVEAIAIILLLAGLSSLLGVSALLASMIAGSLVANLAYHHTRSFREIEHIEWPFLVFFFVLSGASIDLYRVDDAILLTLAYVLLRLAGRVLGGYFAVMFSPARHEALPRNIGLALTPQAGVAIGMALLAAERFPEYRDSILPVVVASTIVFELFGPVFVKRVLR; the protein is encoded by the coding sequence ATGATTGAGAACTTCCCCCACTGGCTGCCCATTGGGGCTTCCCAGGCCACCCTGAACATCATCCTGCTGGGCGTTATTCTGTCCGCCAGCATTTTTGCTGACGCCCTTGCCCATCGCACAAGGGTTCCGCGGATCTCCATTCTGATGCTGGTGGGCATTGCTATCGCCTTCGTTCAACAGGTGTGGATAGGTGCTCAAGATAACGACGTGCTCGGCGGGCTAAGCGAGCCAATGATCCAGCTCGCACTGGTGATGGTGGCTTTTCTTCTGGGCAGTGAATTGGAGTTGCGTCGACTGCGCAATACCGGCCCACTGATTCTGGTAATTTCCCTGTTCGTGATTATCGGCGGCGGTCTCCTGGTAGGTGCTGGTTTGCTGATGCTGGGGTTTCCCCTAGTGGTTGCCGTATCGCTGGCGGCCATTTCAGTGGCAACAGATCCTGCCGCTGTGAGCGAATCGGTTCGCGAGAGAGGGAGTGCCGGACTGGTGCCCAGGATATTGCTGGGTATTGTTGCTATTGATGACGCCTGGGGCATTGTCGTTTTCGGGCTGAGTATGTCCGTTCTCGGCTGGGTGATTGGCGGTGATGGTCAGGTTGCTTTGCTGCATGCCCTGTGGGAGATGGGCGGCGCGATATTGCTGGGGGTCACCGTTGGCCTGCCAGCCGCATGGCTGACTGGTCGCCTCAAATCGGGGGAGCCCACTCAGGTGGAAGCCATTGCGATAATACTGTTGCTGGCCGGGCTTTCCTCGCTGCTGGGTGTTTCCGCCCTGCTTGCCTCCATGATTGCCGGAAGCCTGGTGGCCAATCTGGCCTATCACCATACCCGGTCATTCCGGGAGATTGAGCATATTGAATGGCCATTTCTGGTGTTCTTCTTTGTGCTTTCCGGAGCCAGCATTGATCTTTACAGGGTGGATGACGCAATACTGCTGACCCTCGCCTATGTTTTGCTGCGTTTGGCCGGCCGGGTGTTGGGCGGCTACTTTGCAGTAATGTTCAGCCCTGCAAGGCACGAGGCACTACCCCGGAATATCGGCCTGGCCCTGACACCGCAGGCAGGTGTAGCGATCGGTATGGCACTGCTGGCTGCGGAACGCTTTCCGGAATACCGCGATTCTATTCTCCCGGTCGTGGTCGCCTCTACCATTGTGTTTGAGCTGTTTGGCCCGGTATTTGTGAAGCGGGTTTTACGTTAA
- a CDS encoding class I SAM-dependent methyltransferase — MTTFDESKLNAFVGQVLGDLGGAYSAALVKIGDKLGLYRELRSGGPATSSELAERTGCSERYLREWLAHHAASNYLHYDPSTKRFRLPPEQAMVFADEDSPVYMIGGFENAFTTFENEPKVREGFRTGEGVAWGDQAHCMFCAVARFFRPGYVHNLVQNWLPALDGVVEKLERGAKVADLGCGHGHSTLLMAAAFPNSTFIGYDFHGGSIDAANAHRDEHGLDSRRVRFEQATASDFEEGDFDLVTCFDALHDMGDPVGTAAHVFEKLKPDGSWMVVEPMAADELSDNFNPVGRLFYAASTSICVPTALAQQTGFALGAQAGERKLTEVIKNGGFRSVRRAAETPFNIVLEARP; from the coding sequence ATTACGACATTTGATGAAAGCAAGCTCAATGCCTTTGTGGGGCAGGTTCTGGGTGACCTTGGTGGCGCGTACAGTGCAGCGTTGGTCAAGATTGGCGACAAGCTCGGCCTGTATCGGGAGTTGCGCAGCGGAGGGCCCGCAACCTCCTCCGAACTTGCCGAGCGAACCGGCTGTTCCGAGCGGTACCTGCGCGAATGGCTGGCCCACCACGCGGCTTCGAACTATCTGCATTATGACCCCTCAACCAAACGCTTCCGGCTGCCTCCGGAACAGGCCATGGTGTTTGCGGATGAAGACAGCCCGGTCTACATGATCGGAGGCTTCGAGAACGCCTTCACCACCTTTGAGAACGAGCCCAAGGTGCGTGAGGGGTTTCGGACGGGGGAGGGCGTTGCCTGGGGTGACCAGGCTCACTGCATGTTCTGTGCTGTTGCCAGGTTTTTCCGCCCGGGCTACGTGCATAACCTGGTACAGAACTGGCTGCCGGCACTGGATGGCGTGGTCGAGAAGCTCGAACGCGGAGCGAAGGTGGCCGATCTGGGCTGTGGCCATGGCCACTCCACGCTGTTGATGGCGGCTGCATTTCCGAATTCAACGTTCATCGGGTACGACTTCCATGGTGGCTCCATTGATGCGGCCAATGCGCATCGTGACGAGCATGGCCTGGATTCACGCCGGGTACGCTTTGAGCAGGCCACAGCGAGCGATTTCGAGGAAGGAGATTTTGATCTGGTGACCTGTTTCGACGCATTGCACGATATGGGGGATCCGGTCGGAACGGCTGCTCACGTCTTCGAAAAGCTCAAGCCGGATGGTAGCTGGATGGTGGTTGAGCCTATGGCTGCCGATGAGCTCAGCGATAACTTCAATCCGGTAGGGCGATTGTTCTATGCAGCCTCAACCAGTATCTGCGTGCCTACGGCACTGGCGCAACAGACCGGCTTCGCGCTTGGTGCCCAGGCAGGAGAACGCAAACTGACGGAGGTGATTAAAAACGGAGGTTTCCGTTCCGTTCGAAGAGCTGCCGAAACGCCGTTCAACATCGTTCTGGAAGCGCGCCCCTGA
- a CDS encoding aspartate/glutamate racemase family protein — MKTIGLLGGMSWESTQTYYRLINEGVKARLGGLHSAKLVLYSVDFAEIEALQHRGDWAATARILSDAALSLQKAGADFLVIGTNTMHKVAPEIEQTVRLPLLHIADATAQVLAQDRITRVGLLGTRFTMEQAFYRERLEAAGIAVLTPDQAQRDSVHRVIYEELCQGEINPDSRQAYLDIVASLSERGAQAVILGCTEIGLLIRQADTSVPLYDTTEIHAAQAVEQALV; from the coding sequence ATGAAAACCATTGGCCTTCTCGGCGGCATGAGCTGGGAATCGACTCAAACCTATTACCGCCTGATCAATGAGGGTGTGAAAGCCCGCCTGGGAGGGCTGCACTCGGCAAAACTGGTGCTCTACAGTGTCGATTTTGCCGAGATCGAAGCGCTTCAGCACAGGGGCGACTGGGCCGCGACCGCCCGGATACTGTCCGACGCGGCTCTGTCATTGCAAAAAGCCGGCGCAGATTTTCTGGTAATTGGCACCAACACCATGCACAAGGTGGCGCCAGAAATTGAACAGACTGTTCGTCTGCCCCTTCTCCATATTGCCGATGCCACAGCACAAGTGCTGGCGCAGGATCGCATCACTCGCGTGGGCCTGCTCGGTACTCGATTTACCATGGAGCAGGCGTTTTACCGCGAGCGCCTGGAAGCAGCAGGCATTGCAGTGCTCACGCCGGATCAAGCCCAGCGGGATTCAGTTCACCGGGTCATCTACGAGGAGTTGTGCCAGGGCGAGATTAACCCGGATTCCCGTCAGGCCTATCTCGATATTGTCGCCTCGCTTTCAGAGCGCGGTGCACAGGCGGTTATTCTGGGGTGCACCGAAATCGGCCTACTGATCCGCCAGGCAGATACCTCTGTTCCGCTTTACGACACTACGGAAATTCATGCCGCCCAGGCGGTTGAGCAGGCACTCGTTTGA
- a CDS encoding HAD family hydrolase, with the protein MQCALVYDFDGTLAKGNCAEHGLMPALGLSDKEDFWPEVHRKNFERDGDEILTYLGELAKRARDVGKHDELTPDRLKMHGESIPLFPGVENWFDAINRFASDHGIALSHYVVSSGLEEMIRGTRVAKHFKKIFGCRYHYDEDTGHAKWPAVAIDYTTKTQYLFRINKGIENSWDNVKINEYTEPHERPFPFDRVIYFGDGDTDIPAMKMVKTQGGCSIAVFDDEKWGEPRTQEKIEKLISEERASYVVPGDYTTGSQLDVTVRGILRLYLRKHR; encoded by the coding sequence ATGCAATGCGCTTTGGTTTATGACTTCGATGGCACCCTCGCAAAAGGCAATTGCGCCGAACACGGTCTGATGCCGGCACTGGGTTTGAGTGACAAGGAAGATTTCTGGCCCGAAGTACACCGAAAGAACTTTGAACGCGATGGCGACGAGATACTCACCTACCTGGGCGAACTCGCCAAACGCGCCCGCGATGTGGGCAAGCACGATGAGTTAACCCCGGACCGACTCAAAATGCATGGGGAATCCATACCACTGTTCCCCGGTGTAGAGAACTGGTTTGACGCCATCAATCGTTTTGCCAGTGATCATGGAATTGCCCTCAGCCATTACGTAGTCTCAAGCGGCCTGGAGGAAATGATTCGCGGGACCAGGGTGGCGAAACATTTCAAAAAGATCTTCGGATGCCGCTACCACTATGATGAAGACACCGGACACGCCAAGTGGCCCGCCGTTGCCATCGACTACACCACCAAGACCCAGTACCTGTTTCGCATCAACAAGGGCATTGAAAACAGCTGGGACAACGTAAAAATCAACGAATACACCGAACCCCATGAGCGACCTTTCCCGTTTGACCGAGTGATCTATTTTGGTGACGGAGACACTGATATACCGGCCATGAAGATGGTCAAGACTCAGGGCGGATGCAGCATCGCTGTGTTCGACGATGAGAAATGGGGTGAACCGCGAACTCAGGAAAAGATCGAGAAGCTGATTTCCGAGGAGAGAGCCAGCTATGTGGTGCCAGGTGACTACACCACTGGTAGCCAGCTGGATGTTACGGTCAGGGGAATTCTCAGGCTGTATTTGCGAAAACACAGATAG
- a CDS encoding AraC family transcriptional regulator, which yields MSEDVLSGLLRRIRLRGALFFNVECVGAWVTEAPASVLISSAVMPASEHMMEYHIVLGGTCWAGITGEPQFQMNAGDVILFPHGDPHVMSSVPGLRAEPDLPFLMANLKKREGLPFMVRQQDDRHIQPAIPCPDTVSNPPSARLLCGFLGCDRGPFNPLLSALPRVVHARATELSVDSWAVQLARLAETESRTARPGGEAVLERMSEMMFVDLIRLHLSTLSKSQTGWLAALRDRHVGRVLTAMHSQPAEAWTLEKLSSHAGLSRSALQDRFVELVGQPPMQYLRCWRMQVASNLLVESNAKMVTIAREVGYESEEAFSRSFKRAVGQPPAMWRRERSIQQVR from the coding sequence ATGAGTGAGGATGTGCTTTCCGGATTACTTCGCCGTATTCGCCTGCGCGGAGCTCTGTTTTTCAATGTGGAATGTGTCGGAGCCTGGGTTACCGAAGCGCCAGCGTCGGTGCTGATCTCCAGCGCCGTTATGCCGGCGTCTGAACACATGATGGAATATCATATCGTACTGGGCGGAACCTGTTGGGCCGGGATAACAGGGGAGCCGCAGTTTCAGATGAATGCGGGGGATGTCATCCTTTTCCCCCACGGTGATCCCCATGTGATGTCCAGTGTCCCCGGGTTGCGAGCAGAGCCTGATCTGCCATTCCTGATGGCAAACCTGAAGAAGCGCGAAGGCTTACCGTTCATGGTTCGCCAGCAAGATGATCGGCACATCCAGCCGGCAATACCTTGCCCCGATACCGTATCAAATCCGCCCAGCGCCAGATTGCTGTGCGGTTTTCTGGGTTGCGATCGCGGCCCGTTCAATCCCTTGCTTTCTGCGCTGCCACGGGTGGTTCATGCCCGTGCCACAGAGTTATCGGTAGACAGCTGGGCCGTTCAGCTTGCCCGGCTTGCGGAAACGGAGTCCCGCACCGCTCGGCCCGGCGGCGAAGCTGTTCTGGAACGTATGAGCGAAATGATGTTTGTTGATCTCATCCGGCTCCATCTCAGCACACTGTCGAAGAGCCAGACCGGATGGCTCGCCGCGTTGCGTGATCGGCATGTTGGCCGGGTGCTCACCGCAATGCACAGCCAGCCGGCAGAAGCCTGGACACTGGAAAAACTCTCCAGCCATGCCGGCCTCTCACGCTCTGCACTTCAGGACCGGTTTGTCGAACTGGTCGGGCAGCCTCCCATGCAGTATCTGAGATGCTGGCGCATGCAGGTTGCGTCCAACCTGTTAGTGGAAAGCAACGCCAAGATGGTCACCATCGCCCGTGAAGTGGGTTATGAATCAGAAGAGGCCTTCAGCCGGTCGTTCAAACGTGCGGTCGGCCAGCCGCCTGCCATGTGGCGTCGTGAACGCTCCATTCAACAGGTTCGGTAA
- a CDS encoding Lrp/AsnC family transcriptional regulator: MPNFKFDRFDRKILETLQANGRLPNIDLAADIGLSPSPCSRRVRLLEESGVIKGYSAVLDQEKVGLGLTVFVGIKVERHREKEAEAFREAVSVLPEVVMAHLVSGESDFLLQVVVPDLRAYENFLTNTLLKLPGIRDIRSNFAIQTVKPQTPLPLIHLPG; encoded by the coding sequence ATGCCAAATTTCAAGTTTGACCGATTCGACCGGAAGATTCTGGAGACACTGCAGGCAAACGGCCGCCTGCCAAATATCGACTTGGCCGCAGACATAGGCTTATCCCCTTCCCCCTGCTCACGCAGGGTGCGCCTGCTTGAAGAATCTGGCGTGATAAAGGGTTACAGCGCGGTTCTGGACCAGGAAAAAGTGGGTTTGGGGCTTACCGTATTCGTAGGTATCAAAGTGGAGCGGCATCGTGAGAAAGAAGCGGAGGCCTTTCGCGAAGCGGTCAGTGTTTTACCGGAAGTCGTTATGGCCCACCTTGTTTCGGGCGAATCTGATTTCCTGCTGCAGGTGGTAGTTCCGGATCTGCGGGCCTATGAAAACTTCCTGACCAATACGCTGCTCAAGTTACCGGGAATCCGGGATATTCGCAGTAACTTTGCGATTCAGACCGTTAAGCCACAGACACCGCTGCCACTGATACACCTGCCAGGCTAG